The Candidatus Mycolicibacterium alkanivorans genome contains a region encoding:
- a CDS encoding alpha/beta hydrolase: MTAARAEWADDVLPGYQQTSLALGPDPDGEGDLFATLVRRGDSAPTAHTVLAVHGFTDYFFNTELADQFAGHGFRFYALDQHKCGRSWRDGQTPHFTTDLARYDRELERATAIITAENPGTRVLVYGHSAGGLIVSLWLDRVRRRKATAALSLAGLVLNSPWLDLHGPAILRTRLTSTAIGALSRVGKTTVVRGTGKGGYGLTLHREYHGEFEYNLQWKPLGGFPVTFGWIHAIRRGQATLHRGLDVGMPNLILRSDHSVRETADPATMQRGDAVLDVTQIARWAGCIGNHSTVVPIPDAKHDVFLSLAEPRAAAYRELGRWLDFYLAHLDTATAGRE; the protein is encoded by the coding sequence GTGACGGCAGCGCGGGCCGAGTGGGCTGATGACGTCCTTCCCGGTTACCAGCAGACCAGCCTGGCGCTTGGGCCAGACCCCGACGGCGAGGGTGACCTGTTCGCCACCCTGGTGCGCCGCGGCGACTCGGCACCCACCGCGCACACCGTGCTCGCGGTGCACGGCTTCACCGACTATTTCTTCAACACCGAGCTCGCCGACCAGTTCGCCGGCCATGGGTTCCGCTTCTACGCCCTGGATCAACACAAGTGCGGCCGGTCCTGGCGCGACGGCCAGACCCCGCATTTCACCACCGACCTGGCCCGCTACGACCGGGAGCTGGAACGTGCGACGGCGATCATCACCGCCGAGAACCCCGGCACCCGAGTGCTGGTGTACGGGCATTCGGCGGGCGGGCTGATCGTGTCGCTGTGGCTGGACCGGGTACGCCGGCGCAAAGCAACGGCGGCGCTGTCGCTGGCGGGGCTGGTGCTCAACAGCCCGTGGCTGGACCTGCACGGGCCGGCGATCCTGCGGACCCGGCTGACGTCGACCGCCATCGGGGCGCTGTCGCGGGTGGGCAAGACCACGGTGGTGCGCGGCACCGGCAAGGGCGGCTACGGGTTGACCCTGCACCGCGAGTACCACGGCGAGTTCGAGTACAACCTGCAGTGGAAGCCGTTGGGCGGATTCCCGGTGACGTTCGGCTGGATTCACGCCATCCGGCGAGGTCAGGCCACCCTGCACCGCGGGTTGGACGTAGGAATGCCCAACCTGATCCTGCGCTCGGATCACAGCGTGCGCGAGACCGCCGACCCCGCCACCATGCAACGCGGGGACGCCGTCCTCGACGTCACGCAGATCGCCCGTTGGGCCGGCTGCATCGGCAACCACTCGACCGTGGTGCCGATCCCCGACGCCAAGCACGACGTGTTCCTGTCGCTGGCCGAACCTCGGGCGGCGGCCTACCGCGAGCTGGGCCGCTGGCTCGACTTCTATCTCGCGCACCTCGACACGGCCACCGCGGGCCGAGAATAA